In Vibrio japonicus, one DNA window encodes the following:
- a CDS encoding MBL fold metallo-hydrolase, whose translation MSLKYQVVPVTSFSQNCSIVWCDETMDGIVVDPGGDVKQLVVIIKELGINVVNLVLTHGHLDHVGGTEPLAAELGGVEIVGPHKDDNFWLQGLEGQSQMFGFPLTKAFEPNKWLQEGDKIHFGKQVLDVIHTPGHTPGHVVLFSEEAKLAFVGDVLFNGSIGRTDFPKGDFNTLINSIKSKLWPLGKDVRFVPGHGPESTFGHERASNPFVADEMPLY comes from the coding sequence ATGTCACTGAAGTATCAAGTCGTTCCGGTTACCTCGTTCTCGCAAAACTGCTCTATCGTATGGTGTGATGAAACCATGGATGGGATTGTGGTTGATCCGGGCGGTGATGTAAAACAGCTTGTTGTGATCATTAAAGAACTGGGTATTAACGTTGTTAATTTGGTACTCACTCACGGACATCTGGATCATGTGGGTGGTACAGAGCCGCTTGCCGCTGAACTGGGTGGAGTGGAGATTGTTGGCCCACATAAAGACGATAACTTCTGGTTACAGGGGCTAGAAGGACAAAGCCAAATGTTTGGCTTCCCGCTTACAAAGGCATTCGAGCCAAATAAATGGCTACAAGAAGGCGATAAGATTCACTTTGGTAAGCAAGTTTTGGATGTGATCCATACACCAGGTCACACCCCAGGGCATGTTGTTCTTTTCAGTGAAGAAGCCAAGCTCGCGTTTGTTGGTGACGTTCTGTTTAATGGTTCGATTGGTCGTACTGACTTCCCGAAAGGTGACTTTAATACGTTGATCAACTCGATCAAAAGCAAGTTGTGGCCATTGGGCAAAGACGTACGCTTTGTTCCGGGACACGGCCCAGAATCAACATTTGGACATGAGCGTGCTTCAAACCCATTTGTTGCAGATGAAATGCCACTTTACTAA
- a CDS encoding DUF2982 domain-containing protein — translation MKTLHLSNQPLNLNSPVMKLMMWLFIIVLLFLIMYSPGWQQAVLTAITVLSILGFGYLMIKKATVSYTLTPFHFQQHLFKGGWVVKWNNISDIGICQYDQDGWQYPLPWIGFKLKHYTPYLMSICPRIATELLLSQRALLYLGAKQHQKEIQFEDIVLDAKPFRSSNGEVLYGLQAMLANRMKYQRSYYGYDVFISTRDLDRSPEEFVGLIRRYLAAAEPDE, via the coding sequence ATGAAAACGCTTCATCTGAGCAATCAACCATTGAACCTTAACTCACCAGTCATGAAACTGATGATGTGGCTGTTTATCATCGTGTTGCTGTTTTTGATCATGTATTCGCCTGGCTGGCAACAAGCAGTCTTGACTGCAATTACCGTCCTCTCGATATTAGGTTTTGGCTACCTAATGATAAAAAAAGCGACCGTTTCTTACACGCTGACGCCCTTTCATTTCCAGCAACATCTGTTTAAGGGAGGTTGGGTTGTCAAATGGAATAACATTAGCGACATTGGTATTTGTCAATACGACCAAGACGGATGGCAATACCCACTGCCTTGGATTGGTTTCAAATTAAAACACTACACGCCATACCTAATGAGTATTTGTCCTAGGATTGCCACTGAATTGCTGTTAAGCCAACGAGCCCTTCTTTACTTAGGCGCTAAGCAGCATCAAAAGGAAATTCAGTTTGAAGATATCGTGCTCGACGCCAAGCCCTTCAGAAGCTCTAATGGCGAAGTGCTTTATGGGTTACAAGCGATGCTCGCGAATCGGATGAAGTATCAACGAAGTTATTATGGCTACGATGTCTTCATTTCGACCCGAGATTTAGACCGCTCTCCAGAAGAATTTGTCGGACTTATCAGGCGATATTTAGCGGCCGCAGAGCCTGACGAGTAG
- a CDS encoding MarR family transcriptional regulator, with protein sequence MRLAHKRKVQMKLQKRIKAAVANVEATKKAKPEVEKKVAVKPAAEKVVVAKATDIALTPKQQQVLDIVVANAEGINPKGIGLAAGQEDTKAASWATGALKKLLDENLVVKEQLAGNKVIYKAL encoded by the coding sequence ATGAGACTTGCTCACAAGCGCAAAGTACAGATGAAACTGCAAAAGCGCATTAAAGCAGCAGTTGCAAATGTTGAAGCAACAAAGAAAGCGAAGCCTGAAGTTGAGAAAAAAGTAGCTGTAAAACCAGCAGCGGAGAAAGTTGTAGTAGCGAAAGCAACAGACATTGCTTTAACGCCAAAACAGCAACAAGTTCTTGATATCGTTGTAGCGAATGCTGAAGGTATCAATCCGAAAGGTATCGGTCTGGCAGCTGGCCAAGAAGACACTAAAGCGGCTTCATGGGCGACAGGTGCTCTAAAAAAACTTCTAGATGAAAACCTAGTAGTTAAAGAGCAACTAGCAGGTAACAAAGTTATCTACAAAGCTCTTTAA